A genomic window from Micromonospora ferruginea includes:
- a CDS encoding site-2 protease family protein produces the protein MTGYDRPGDPLVLGVPRAAFRPSPIFLALVALFVAGGVMTWNGFGNVRFDVFLFVVSGWLVSLCLHEYAHAVVAYRAGDRDIAHRGYLTLNPLKYTSPLLSIVLPVVVVLLGGIGLPGGAVWVDRHAIPGRLRHTLVSLAGPATNVLFTLVLVAAVTWGPELGGPLEFWAGVGLLAFLQLMASVLNLMPVPGLDGGNMIQPWLSPAYRRMYDLFAPYGFILLFALLWSPQINRVFFGGVFAVGDALGLPRALYQIGFSLIRFWQG, from the coding sequence ATGACCGGCTACGACCGCCCGGGTGACCCGCTGGTCCTCGGCGTGCCCCGGGCGGCGTTCCGGCCGAGCCCGATCTTCCTGGCGCTGGTCGCGCTCTTCGTGGCCGGCGGCGTGATGACCTGGAACGGGTTCGGCAACGTGCGGTTCGACGTGTTCCTGTTCGTCGTCTCCGGCTGGCTCGTCTCGCTGTGCCTGCACGAGTACGCGCACGCGGTGGTCGCCTACCGGGCCGGCGACCGCGACATCGCCCACCGCGGCTACCTGACGCTCAACCCGCTGAAGTACACCAGCCCGCTGCTGTCGATCGTGCTGCCGGTGGTCGTGGTGCTGCTCGGCGGCATCGGCCTGCCCGGCGGCGCGGTCTGGGTCGACCGGCACGCCATCCCGGGCCGGCTGCGGCACACCCTGGTCAGCCTCGCCGGGCCGGCCACCAACGTGCTGTTCACGCTGGTGCTGGTGGCGGCCGTGACCTGGGGGCCGGAGCTGGGCGGGCCGCTGGAGTTCTGGGCCGGCGTCGGCCTGCTCGCGTTCCTCCAGCTCATGGCGAGCGTGCTCAACCTGATGCCGGTGCCCGGGCTGGACGGCGGCAACATGATCCAGCCCTGGCTCAGCCCCGCCTACCGGCGGATGTACGACCTGTTCGCCCCGTACGGATTCATCCTGCTCTTCGCACTGCTGTGGAGTCCCCAGATCAACCGGGTGTTCTTCGGCGGCGTCTTCGCGGTCGGCGACGCGCTCGGCCTGCCGCGGGCGCTGTACCAGATCGGGTTCTCCCTGATCCGCTTCTGGCAGGGCTGA
- a CDS encoding aldo/keto reductase family protein: protein MEFRHLGRSGLMVSEISYGNWITHGSQVEEEAAVACVRAALDSGITTFDTADVYAGTRAESVLGRALKGERREGLEIFTKVYWPTGPGRNDRGLSRKHIMESIDGSLRRLQTDHVDLYQAHRYDVSTPLEETMEAFADVVHSGKAHYIGVSEWTASQLREAHALARELRIPLISNQPQYSMLWRVIETEVIPASEELGVGQIVWSPMAQGVLSGKYLPGQPPPAGSRATDEKSGADFIARWLTDDVLTRVQQLKPIAEQAGLTMPQLAVAWVLQNPNVASAIVGASRPEQVHDNVKAAGVKLDAGLLKAIDEIVEPVTERDPAKTESPAQRP, encoded by the coding sequence ATGGAATTCCGACACCTGGGCCGCTCCGGCCTGATGGTCAGCGAGATCTCGTACGGCAACTGGATCACCCACGGCTCGCAGGTCGAGGAGGAGGCCGCGGTCGCCTGCGTCCGGGCCGCCCTCGACAGCGGCATCACCACCTTCGACACCGCCGACGTCTACGCCGGCACCCGGGCCGAGTCGGTGCTCGGCCGGGCGCTGAAGGGCGAGCGCCGCGAAGGGCTGGAGATCTTCACCAAGGTGTACTGGCCGACCGGCCCGGGCCGCAACGACCGCGGCCTGTCCCGCAAGCACATCATGGAGTCGATCGACGGCTCGCTGCGCCGCCTGCAGACCGACCACGTCGACCTCTACCAGGCGCACCGCTACGACGTCAGCACGCCGCTGGAGGAGACGATGGAGGCGTTCGCCGACGTCGTCCACTCCGGCAAGGCGCACTACATCGGCGTGTCCGAGTGGACCGCCTCGCAGTTGCGCGAGGCGCACGCGCTCGCCCGTGAGCTGCGCATCCCGCTGATCTCCAACCAGCCACAATATTCGATGCTGTGGCGGGTCATCGAGACCGAGGTGATCCCGGCCAGCGAGGAGCTGGGCGTCGGCCAGATCGTCTGGTCGCCGATGGCGCAGGGCGTGCTCTCCGGGAAGTACCTGCCGGGCCAGCCGCCGCCGGCCGGCTCCCGCGCCACCGACGAGAAGTCCGGCGCGGACTTCATCGCCCGCTGGCTCACCGACGACGTGCTCACCCGGGTGCAGCAGCTCAAGCCGATCGCCGAGCAGGCCGGGCTGACCATGCCGCAGCTCGCCGTCGCCTGGGTGCTGCAGAACCCGAACGTCGCCTCGGCGATCGTCGGCGCCTCCCGGCCCGAGCAGGTGCACGACAACGTGAAGGCGGCGGGTGTGAAGCTCGACGCCGGCCTGCTCAAGGCGATCGACGAGATCGTCGAGCCGGTCACCGAGCGGGACCCGGCGAAGACCGAGAGCCCGGCGCAGCGTCCGTGA
- a CDS encoding WG repeat-containing protein: MADDEPAPAPPVDPEQALAAIEWRLDPGTLREEAPDPTLLRPIRDGLTGKLGSALDNRSRARLLSLRSVASRILGDLDDAVADGRLAVTYAEATGELRRTSLARARLAEVLRWRGEHAEADRLFAEANSPELPDRLRALLHEHAGRSCYDQGRLTEACAHFERALDLRQGGDAALTARTEVALDAVAGRAAEAGFGPAPRGREEVLGTPRHPAATFDDEHQLWGYADADGEMVVAHRYAEAQPFHEGLAWVRMPEASRWALIDTTGAALIEANNGYRAVGAFAEGLSWVSMDGKGRWMAVDKMNIVKIPPGYEEVRPFRNGLAAVRQNGGWGAVDRTGEVVVPTRYHRLGAPLADGRHLDGFTADGLAVVELAGRRGVVNRSGRVVVTPAYPTLVIHPVAFLVTTETGRWGALDRRGEPLIDPVHPHRAAVAAEIDRLLADTNPVL, translated from the coding sequence GTGGCGGACGACGAGCCGGCGCCGGCGCCTCCGGTGGACCCGGAACAGGCGCTGGCCGCGATCGAGTGGCGGCTGGATCCGGGGACGCTACGCGAGGAGGCGCCCGACCCGACGCTGCTGCGCCCGATCCGCGACGGCCTCACCGGCAAGTTGGGCAGCGCGCTGGACAACCGCAGCCGGGCCCGGCTGCTCAGCCTCCGCTCGGTGGCGTCCCGGATCCTCGGCGACCTGGACGACGCGGTCGCCGACGGTCGGCTGGCCGTCACGTACGCGGAGGCCACCGGCGAGTTGCGGCGGACCTCGCTGGCCCGCGCGCGCCTCGCCGAGGTGCTGCGCTGGCGGGGTGAGCACGCGGAGGCCGACCGGCTCTTCGCCGAGGCCAACTCGCCGGAGCTGCCCGACCGGCTGCGCGCGTTGCTGCACGAGCACGCCGGGCGCTCCTGCTACGACCAGGGCCGGCTGACCGAGGCGTGTGCGCACTTCGAGCGGGCGCTGGACCTGCGTCAGGGCGGGGACGCGGCGTTGACCGCGCGGACCGAGGTGGCGCTGGACGCGGTCGCCGGCCGGGCGGCCGAGGCCGGCTTCGGTCCGGCGCCCCGGGGACGGGAGGAGGTGCTCGGCACGCCGCGCCACCCGGCGGCGACGTTCGACGACGAGCACCAGCTCTGGGGGTACGCGGACGCCGACGGCGAGATGGTCGTCGCGCACCGGTACGCCGAGGCCCAGCCCTTCCACGAGGGACTGGCCTGGGTCCGCATGCCCGAGGCGTCCCGCTGGGCGCTGATCGACACCACCGGCGCGGCGCTGATCGAGGCGAACAACGGCTACCGCGCGGTGGGCGCCTTCGCCGAGGGCCTGTCCTGGGTGTCCATGGACGGCAAGGGCCGGTGGATGGCCGTCGACAAGATGAACATCGTGAAGATCCCGCCCGGGTACGAGGAGGTCCGGCCGTTCCGCAACGGCCTGGCCGCGGTGCGGCAGAACGGCGGCTGGGGTGCGGTGGACCGCACCGGCGAGGTGGTGGTGCCGACCCGCTACCACCGGCTCGGCGCGCCGCTGGCCGACGGCCGGCACCTGGACGGTTTCACCGCCGACGGGCTGGCCGTGGTGGAGCTGGCCGGCCGCCGCGGCGTGGTCAACCGGAGCGGACGGGTGGTGGTCACCCCGGCGTACCCGACGCTGGTGATCCACCCGGTGGCGTTCCTGGTCACCACCGAGACGGGCCGCTGGGGTGCCCTCGACCGTCGCGGCGAGCCGCTGATCGACCCGGTGCACCCCCACCGCGCCGCGGTGGCCGCGGAAATCGACCGGCTGCTCGCCGACACCAACCCGGTGCTCTGA